A genomic window from Cucumis melo cultivar AY chromosome 8, USDA_Cmelo_AY_1.0, whole genome shotgun sequence includes:
- the LOC103490010 gene encoding soluble inorganic pyrophosphatase 4, whose amino-acid sequence MAPSNGTTNNAHPSPHPPLNERILSSMTRRSVAAHPWHDLEIGPDAPKIFNCVVEIGKGSKVKYELDKKTGLIKVDRILYSSVVYPHNYGFIPRTLCEDNDPMDVLVIMQEPVLPGCFLRAKAIGLMPMIDQGEKDDKIIAVCADDPEYRHYNDIKELPPHRLAEIRRFFEDYKKNENKEVAVNDFLPAADAFMAIKHSMNLYADYIVESLRR is encoded by the exons ATGGCTCCTTCAAATGGAACAACAAACAATGCCCATCCTTCCCCACACCCACCATTGAATGAGAGAATACTATCATCCATGACTAGGAGATCTGTTGCTGCACATCCTTGGCATGATCTTGAAATAG GACCTGATGCTCCCAAGATTTTCAATTGT GTTGTTGAAATAGGAAAGGGAAGCAAAGTGAAGTATGAACTTGACAAAAAAACTGGTCTGATCAAG GTCGATCGGATTCTTTACTCATCTGTTGTGTACCCACACAACTATGGCTTCATTCCTCGAACTCTTTGTGAGGACAACGACCCCATGGATGTCTTGGTCATCATGCAG GAGCCAGTTCTTCCTGGATGTTTTCTGAGGGCTAAAGCAATAGGCCTCATGCCTATGATCGACCAG GGTGAAAAAGATGACAAGATCATAGCAGTTTGTGCTGATGATCCTGAATATCGTCACTACAATGACATCAAGGAGCTCCCACCGCATCGATTGGCTGAGATTCGCCGCTTCTTTGAAGACT ACAAGAAGAATGAGAACAAGGAGGTAGCTGTGAATGACTTTCTGCCAGCCGCTGATGCCTTCATGGCCATCAAACACTCGAT GAATCTCTATGCAGACTACATAGTGGAGAGCTTGAGGCGGTAG